In a single window of the Sebaldella sp. S0638 genome:
- a CDS encoding tyrosine-type recombinase/integrase: protein MDKIIEDYKITLQRKFFSQTTINAYITDITKFLEFLPEQNLEVIPIEIMNYRKYMKENYKVSTVNRKITTLNNFFRSLDIDVRLKVERVHKRRIKDDFLTDKEYRRLLKFAINEKIRITMIILANTGVRVSELKYIQVENLKTGVVEIENKGKIRTIILSKNLINTLKKYCREYNIKKGSIIGVSRIYVHNSLKRSAANARGGLRKSKVHAHAFRHLFAVQFLKKNNNIAALADILGHSSLETTRIYTSLNKRQFQEMLEDII, encoded by the coding sequence ATGGATAAAATTATTGAAGATTATAAAATAACCCTTCAGAGGAAATTTTTTTCACAGACTACTATTAACGCCTATATAACAGATATTACAAAATTTTTAGAATTTCTCCCGGAACAGAATCTGGAAGTGATTCCAATAGAAATAATGAATTACAGAAAATATATGAAAGAGAATTATAAAGTCAGCACTGTAAACAGGAAAATAACAACCCTGAATAATTTTTTCAGGAGTCTGGATATAGATGTGAGATTAAAAGTGGAGAGAGTGCATAAAAGGAGAATTAAAGATGATTTTCTCACAGATAAGGAGTATAGAAGGCTGCTGAAATTTGCTATTAACGAAAAAATCAGGATAACTATGATAATTCTGGCAAATACCGGAGTAAGGGTGTCAGAACTAAAGTATATTCAGGTGGAAAATCTTAAAACAGGCGTGGTAGAAATAGAAAATAAAGGAAAAATAAGAACTATAATACTTTCAAAAAATCTGATAAATACACTAAAAAAATATTGCAGGGAGTATAATATAAAAAAGGGAAGCATAATCGGAGTAAGCAGAATATATGTACACAATTCGCTGAAACGAAGTGCTGCCAATGCCCGGGGCGGATTAAGGAAAAGCAAGGTACATGCACATGCCTTCAGACATTTATTCGCAGTGCAGTTTTTGAAAAAGAATAATAATATAGCGGCACTCGCAGATATACTGGGTCATTCATCGCTGGAGACCACACGGATATACACAAGTCTGAATAAAAGACAGTTTCAGGAGATGCTGGAGGATATAATATAA
- a CDS encoding iron-containing alcohol dehydrogenase codes for MLNFTYNIPTKIIFGKDELERLPKEILLHGKRVLFLYGKDSIKKTGLYDKIVTLLNDKNIFFKELSGVKPNPSISSVREGIRIIKENDLDFILAVGGGSVIDCAKAISAGVGYTGDPWDFLIGKAKVRNVLPIGSILTLAATGSEMNGGAVISNEETQEKLAFGHPLLVPAFTFEDPTLTFTVSKYQTAAGATDIVSHLLEQYFTSHNDEGLPDRLTEAMMINVINYAKTAILEPDNYDARANLMWTSSLALNNLVTYGKKHGDWASHGIEHEVSAIYDITHGAGLAILFPNVLKYYLDKDIEESLPLTKFLNLGKNVFNVASSDDKAAAYETIEKLRAFFNSLDMPSKLQEENVDASKIDIMAKGAARNGTLGYYHMIGEKDVLEILKNSL; via the coding sequence ATGCTTAACTTCACTTACAATATTCCGACTAAAATAATTTTCGGAAAAGACGAATTAGAAAGACTTCCAAAAGAAATCCTTCTTCATGGAAAAAGGGTTTTGTTTTTATATGGAAAAGATAGTATAAAAAAAACCGGATTATACGATAAAATTGTTACACTTTTAAATGATAAAAATATATTTTTCAAAGAACTTTCAGGGGTAAAACCTAATCCCAGCATATCAAGTGTTAGAGAAGGGATCAGAATAATAAAGGAAAATGACCTTGATTTTATCCTTGCTGTCGGAGGCGGAAGTGTTATTGACTGTGCCAAGGCTATTTCAGCTGGCGTGGGATATACAGGAGACCCGTGGGATTTTCTCATAGGAAAGGCAAAAGTAAGAAACGTTCTCCCTATAGGTTCTATACTGACTCTCGCTGCTACAGGTTCGGAGATGAATGGCGGCGCTGTTATTTCAAATGAGGAAACACAGGAAAAACTGGCTTTTGGTCATCCTCTTCTTGTACCGGCTTTCACATTTGAAGATCCGACACTTACATTTACAGTATCAAAGTATCAGACTGCAGCAGGCGCTACTGACATCGTAAGCCACCTTCTAGAGCAGTATTTTACGTCACATAACGACGAAGGGCTTCCGGACAGACTAACTGAAGCTATGATGATAAATGTCATTAATTATGCCAAAACGGCCATTTTAGAGCCTGATAATTATGATGCCAGAGCTAACCTCATGTGGACAAGCTCTCTTGCTCTTAATAATCTGGTTACATATGGTAAAAAACATGGCGACTGGGCTTCACACGGTATTGAACATGAAGTCAGCGCTATCTATGATATTACTCACGGTGCAGGACTTGCCATACTTTTTCCGAATGTTCTGAAATATTATCTGGACAAGGATATAGAAGAATCGCTTCCTCTTACAAAGTTCCTGAATCTCGGGAAAAATGTATTTAATGTTGCAAGCAGTGATGATAAGGCAGCTGCATATGAGACAATAGAAAAATTAAGAGCTTTCTTTAATTCACTGGATATGCCGTCGAAACTTCAGGAGGAAAATGTGGATGCTTCCAAGATTGATATTATGGCTAAAGGTGCTGCAAGAAACGGTACACTTGGCTACTATCACATGATCGGCGAAAAAGATGTACTTGAAATACTAAAAAATTCTTTATAA
- a CDS encoding DUF2145 domain-containing protein — protein MKYLKLIFLYFLVCFSAMSSSNACRTEKMDRETALRTMKLYGRVMEYLEENSVEMAFIGRKGLENKYVEYTHMGILWKDGNDWKVTDLLQPCEGKNPVLYDEGVAEFFMYSKVSTVKLLIPSGKTQSEIKEIFQNKEADMFLGEKYNLISNVWEVKYQNCTQYILEVYSYLKSGKQFTTREEAVRWYRENGYKPEKLNVSVVIRNIARMHKHVALDDRKNGKNLEISTVDANFDFIKRFEPNAVEKVFTGE, from the coding sequence TTGAAGTATCTAAAGTTAATTTTTTTATATTTTCTTGTTTGTTTTTCGGCAATGTCAAGCAGTAATGCATGCAGAACAGAAAAAATGGACAGGGAAACTGCATTGAGAACAATGAAACTATATGGCAGAGTAATGGAGTATCTCGAAGAAAACAGTGTAGAAATGGCATTTATTGGAAGAAAAGGACTGGAAAACAAATATGTAGAGTATACGCATATGGGAATTCTCTGGAAAGATGGTAATGACTGGAAAGTGACTGATCTCCTGCAACCTTGTGAAGGAAAAAATCCTGTGCTTTATGATGAAGGAGTAGCGGAATTCTTCATGTATTCGAAGGTTTCCACTGTGAAACTTCTGATTCCTTCGGGAAAAACACAGAGTGAAATAAAAGAAATATTTCAGAATAAGGAAGCAGATATGTTTCTGGGAGAAAAATATAACCTTATTTCTAATGTATGGGAAGTAAAATATCAGAACTGTACACAGTATATATTGGAAGTATATTCATATTTGAAATCAGGAAAACAGTTTACTACAAGGGAAGAAGCAGTGAGGTGGTACAGAGAAAACGGATACAAGCCAGAAAAGCTAAATGTATCAGTAGTAATAAGAAACATAGCACGAATGCACAAACATGTGGCACTGGACGACAGAAAAAACGGTAAAAATCTTGAGATTTCCACAGTAGATGCAAACTTCGATTTCATAAAAAGGTTTGAACCAAATGCAGTGGAAAAAGTATTTACAGGGGAGTAA
- a CDS encoding co-chaperone GroES, which translates to MKIRPLGERVLIKQTKQEEITKSGIVLPDTASKEKPIIGEVTAVGDAIKEIKIGDKVIYEKYAGTEVKDNDDVYLLLEEKNVLAVVE; encoded by the coding sequence ATGAAAATAAGACCATTAGGTGAAAGAGTGTTAATCAAACAAACTAAACAGGAAGAAATTACTAAAAGCGGGATTGTTCTGCCTGATACGGCATCAAAGGAAAAACCCATAATAGGCGAAGTCACTGCAGTAGGCGATGCTATAAAAGAGATAAAAATAGGGGACAAAGTAATATATGAAAAATATGCCGGAACAGAAGTAAAGGACAATGACGATGTATATCTTCTTCTGGAAGAGAAGAATGTTTTAGCAGTAGTAGAATAA
- the groL gene encoding chaperonin GroEL (60 kDa chaperone family; promotes refolding of misfolded polypeptides especially under stressful conditions; forms two stacked rings of heptamers to form a barrel-shaped 14mer; ends can be capped by GroES; misfolded proteins enter the barrel where they are refolded when GroES binds) gives MAKLIKFNEEARKALEKGVDALADTVKITLGPKGRNVVLDKGYGLPTITNDGVTIAKEIELADQFENLGAQIVKEVATKSNDVAGDGTTTAIVLAQALIKEGLKMVSSGANPVFLRKGMEKAAKKVVEELGKRAKKINSNAEIAQVASISAADEEIGTLIAQAMEKVGENGVITVEEAKSLDTTLEVVEGMQFDNGYLSPYMVSDAERMVSELDNPFILITDKKVASMKELLPVLEKTVETGRPMLIIAEDVEGEALATLVVNKLRGTLNVVAVKAPAFGDRRKAMLEDIAVLTGGEVITEEKGIKLENSDITSLGQAKKVKVTKDHTVIVDGAGDSAVIKGRVGQIQAQIQETTSDYDKEKLQERLAKLSGGVAVVKVGAATETEMKERKLRIEDALNATRAAVEEGIVPGGGTILVEISKSIEEFKLDGEEGIGVEIVKKALFAPLKQIAINAGADAGVILEKVKSSEPGTGYDAAKEEYVNMIKAGIVDPAKVTRSAIQNAVSVSSVLLTTEAVVANEKEEKAMGGGMPGGMMPGMM, from the coding sequence ATGGCTAAGCTTATAAAATTTAACGAAGAAGCTAGAAAAGCGTTGGAAAAAGGTGTAGATGCTTTAGCTGATACAGTAAAAATAACTTTAGGACCAAAAGGAAGAAATGTTGTATTAGATAAAGGATACGGACTTCCCACAATTACAAATGACGGGGTTACAATTGCCAAGGAAATAGAACTTGCAGATCAGTTTGAGAATCTTGGTGCACAAATAGTAAAAGAAGTAGCTACTAAATCAAATGACGTGGCAGGAGACGGAACTACGACTGCTATAGTGCTTGCGCAGGCTTTGATAAAAGAGGGACTGAAAATGGTTTCATCTGGTGCCAATCCTGTATTCCTAAGAAAAGGAATGGAAAAAGCAGCTAAAAAAGTAGTGGAGGAATTAGGAAAAAGAGCTAAGAAAATAAACAGCAATGCAGAAATAGCACAAGTTGCATCTATTTCGGCAGCTGATGAAGAAATAGGGACATTAATAGCACAGGCTATGGAAAAAGTAGGAGAAAACGGTGTAATTACTGTAGAAGAAGCTAAATCTCTTGATACTACTCTGGAAGTAGTAGAAGGAATGCAGTTTGATAACGGATACCTGTCTCCATACATGGTAAGCGACGCTGAAAGAATGGTTTCTGAATTAGATAATCCGTTTATTTTAATAACTGATAAAAAAGTAGCGAGCATGAAAGAACTTCTTCCTGTATTGGAAAAAACAGTAGAGACTGGAAGACCTATGCTAATAATTGCCGAAGATGTGGAAGGGGAAGCTCTTGCGACTCTTGTGGTAAATAAATTAAGAGGAACATTAAATGTAGTAGCTGTAAAAGCTCCGGCATTTGGTGACAGAAGAAAAGCAATGCTTGAAGATATAGCAGTATTAACAGGCGGAGAAGTAATCACTGAGGAAAAAGGAATTAAACTTGAAAATTCTGATATTACTTCACTTGGACAGGCTAAAAAGGTAAAAGTCACAAAAGATCATACTGTAATAGTAGACGGTGCGGGAGACTCTGCAGTTATAAAAGGAAGAGTAGGTCAGATTCAGGCTCAGATACAGGAAACTACTTCTGATTATGATAAGGAAAAATTACAGGAAAGACTTGCTAAATTATCTGGTGGAGTTGCAGTGGTAAAAGTAGGAGCTGCTACAGAAACAGAAATGAAAGAAAGAAAATTAAGAATAGAAGATGCACTGAATGCTACAAGAGCAGCCGTAGAAGAAGGAATAGTACCTGGAGGAGGAACTATCCTTGTAGAAATTTCTAAATCAATAGAAGAGTTCAAACTTGACGGTGAAGAAGGAATTGGTGTGGAAATAGTTAAGAAAGCTCTGTTTGCACCATTAAAGCAGATAGCTATTAATGCAGGAGCAGATGCAGGAGTTATTCTTGAGAAAGTAAAATCATCAGAACCTGGAACTGGTTATGATGCTGCCAAAGAAGAATATGTAAATATGATAAAGGCAGGAATAGTAGATCCGGCTAAAGTAACAAGATCTGCAATACAAAACGCTGTATCTGTTTCATCAGTATTGTTAACTACTGAAGCAGTAGTAGCAAATGAAAAAGAAGAAAAAGCAATGGGTGGCGGAATGCCTGGCGGTATGATGCCCGGAATGATGTAA
- a CDS encoding replication initiation protein produces MINFLDLNRTINFYDKKIMKFILDNNEFKNQKIFNCSIVSLKNKTNLFSNDEIFNVLNDFKNLNISYNIITSKSEYLGSFSIISAYRVINHEKIELTFSSDFINTFNKQHFLAEININVFFSFSSFSSIHLYNFLLNKLSDFPYTKIEIDKLKETLHLKDSYKRIYDFEKYVLQPSLNEINKISQTKFFYNKVKKSNKRNAKVTGFDFFSLTESKFEKINNILRYFDVVDRYETLFNQILFGMNSISYEEFLEVIKKMLSEYENGYKGTDITFESYFIDKMEGNISKYQNQYTLITNITKIDSFNQYKSLIFENSYALNNSFLFMWNDISTIYRNQNFEYEDDILKIQAQYFDDGEKSIKIFKKK; encoded by the coding sequence ATGATAAATTTTCTTGATCTAAATCGGACAATTAACTTCTATGACAAAAAAATTATGAAATTCATTTTAGACAATAATGAATTCAAAAACCAGAAAATTTTTAATTGTTCCATTGTCAGTCTGAAAAATAAAACGAACTTATTTTCAAATGATGAAATCTTTAATGTTCTGAATGATTTTAAGAACCTTAACATTAGCTACAATATCATAACCTCAAAATCAGAGTATTTAGGAAGCTTTTCCATTATATCTGCTTACCGGGTTATCAATCATGAGAAAATAGAACTTACATTTTCCAGTGACTTTATAAACACTTTTAATAAACAGCACTTTTTAGCAGAAATAAATATAAATGTATTTTTTTCATTTTCTTCATTTTCTTCTATACATTTATATAATTTTTTACTCAACAAACTTTCAGACTTTCCTTACACAAAAATCGAAATAGACAAACTAAAAGAAACTCTACACCTCAAAGACAGCTACAAAAGAATCTATGACTTTGAAAAATATGTATTACAGCCGTCATTAAATGAAATTAATAAAATCTCCCAGACAAAGTTTTTTTACAATAAAGTAAAGAAAAGCAATAAAAGAAATGCAAAAGTTACAGGATTTGATTTCTTTTCTCTTACAGAGAGTAAATTTGAAAAAATAAATAATATATTGAGATATTTTGATGTGGTTGACAGATATGAAACTCTTTTTAACCAAATTCTTTTTGGTATGAATTCCATATCATATGAAGAATTTCTTGAAGTAATCAAAAAGATGCTTTCCGAATATGAAAACGGATATAAAGGTACTGATATTACATTTGAGTCCTACTTCATAGATAAAATGGAAGGAAATATATCAAAATATCAAAATCAATATACACTTATTACAAATATCACAAAAATCGACTCCTTTAACCAGTATAAATCATTAATATTTGAAAATTCCTATGCATTAAATAATTCATTTTTATTTATGTGGAATGATATATCCACTATCTACAGAAATCAGAACTTTGAATATGAAGATGATATCCTGAAAATTCAGGCACAGTACTTTGATGACGGAGAAAAAAGCATAAAAATATTTAAGAAAAAATGA
- a CDS encoding PTS sugar transporter subunit IIA: protein MINENVVALKEECKTPEEAVARAGELLMKNGNVTQNYVDAMLKSYKVNGAYIVIAPRFAMPHARPEEGVLKAGFSILTLKEPVEFGSAENDPVDLIIGLAANNSNEHVEVIQKITEIFSDKEKRETIFNAESKEEIINLFKEEQ, encoded by the coding sequence ATGATTAATGAAAATGTAGTAGCTCTGAAAGAAGAGTGTAAAACTCCCGAAGAAGCAGTGGCAAGAGCAGGTGAGCTTCTGATGAAAAACGGTAATGTGACACAGAACTATGTGGATGCTATGCTGAAATCTTATAAGGTAAATGGAGCATATATAGTAATTGCCCCAAGGTTCGCAATGCCGCACGCAAGACCAGAAGAGGGAGTTTTGAAAGCAGGATTTTCTATACTTACTTTAAAGGAACCTGTAGAATTCGGAAGTGCTGAAAATGATCCTGTAGATCTTATTATAGGTCTGGCAGCTAATAACAGCAATGAACATGTGGAAGTCATTCAGAAAATAACAGAAATTTTTTCTGACAAGGAAAAAAGAGAAACGATATTTAATGCAGAAAGTAAAGAAGAAATAATTAATTTATTCAAGGAGGAGCAGTAA
- a CDS encoding PTS sugar transporter subunit IIB, with protein MKVLTVCGLGMGTSLILKMNVESILNENKVKANIEHMDVSAAKSTDADLIVTSYELAGNLEGHKAKLVVIKNFFDKEEITAALKEAAII; from the coding sequence ATGAAGGTACTGACAGTATGCGGGTTAGGTATGGGAACAAGTCTTATATTAAAGATGAATGTGGAAAGTATACTTAACGAAAATAAGGTAAAGGCAAATATAGAACATATGGATGTTTCAGCAGCAAAGAGTACAGATGCGGATTTGATAGTAACGAGTTATGAGCTGGCAGGGAATCTGGAAGGACACAAAGCAAAACTTGTGGTAATAAAAAACTTCTTTGATAAGGAAGAAATAACAGCAGCACTAAAAGAAGCAGCAATCATTTAA
- a CDS encoding PTS ascorbate transporter subunit IIC: protein MLTQIYDSIIKPLTWIATNIFGEAFILVGIIVLLGLVLQKKSISAIASGTIKAMIGFLIIGAGAGIVVGALVIFQPMWQEVFDLPPQNLGSFIGQAGFIDKYGSVVTFSMAMGFLINILLAKFTKFKYIYLTGHMMFWTTMIFAGIMVNTAPEIAAWKLILVLSVFMGIYWTLQPALVQPFLRKIMNSDNIALGHTSASVAILGAIFGKFLGNKERDSEHIKLPEKLEFLRDSNIVTACTMGLLFLIGAVILSTKNTEGAKALIAQSGQTNFYVYSIKQSFMFAGGIAVVLMGVRMFIGEIVPAFNGIAEKLVQGARPALDCPVVFPYAPNAVILGFLGAFVGALFWLVVLGKTAGYVFVPTMIVLFFHAGTAGVFGNSTGGIRGAVIAGFITATIVAIGQYLMVTFLITHTIPDTAMWAADSDMFILGVIFKFIAQVIG, encoded by the coding sequence ATGTTAACACAGATTTATGATTCAATCATCAAGCCGCTGACATGGATTGCCACCAATATTTTTGGTGAAGCGTTCATTTTGGTGGGAATAATAGTTTTACTAGGATTAGTTCTCCAAAAAAAATCAATCAGTGCAATAGCAAGCGGAACAATAAAAGCAATGATCGGATTCCTGATAATAGGTGCAGGAGCCGGGATAGTAGTTGGAGCATTGGTAATTTTTCAGCCTATGTGGCAGGAAGTATTTGATCTACCACCACAAAATTTAGGTTCGTTTATTGGTCAGGCAGGTTTTATTGATAAATACGGGAGTGTGGTAACTTTCTCCATGGCAATGGGATTCCTGATAAATATCTTACTGGCAAAATTTACAAAATTTAAGTATATTTATCTTACAGGGCATATGATGTTCTGGACAACAATGATATTCGCAGGAATAATGGTTAACACTGCACCGGAAATAGCAGCATGGAAATTAATACTGGTACTTTCTGTATTCATGGGAATATACTGGACATTACAGCCGGCATTGGTACAGCCGTTTTTGAGAAAGATAATGAACAGCGACAACATAGCTTTAGGACATACATCAGCATCTGTGGCAATACTTGGTGCAATATTTGGTAAATTTCTAGGTAACAAAGAAAGAGATTCTGAACATATAAAACTTCCTGAAAAACTGGAGTTTTTGAGAGATTCAAACATAGTAACAGCATGTACAATGGGACTGTTATTCTTAATAGGAGCGGTTATACTTTCTACTAAAAATACTGAAGGGGCTAAGGCATTAATAGCTCAGTCAGGGCAGACAAACTTTTATGTTTATTCAATAAAGCAGTCATTTATGTTTGCAGGTGGAATAGCAGTAGTATTAATGGGTGTAAGAATGTTCATAGGAGAAATAGTTCCGGCATTTAACGGTATCGCGGAAAAACTGGTACAGGGTGCAAGACCGGCTCTTGATTGTCCGGTAGTATTTCCTTATGCACCAAATGCAGTAATACTGGGATTCCTTGGAGCATTCGTAGGAGCTTTATTCTGGCTTGTAGTGCTTGGTAAAACAGCAGGTTATGTATTCGTTCCTACTATGATAGTTCTTTTCTTCCATGCAGGTACAGCCGGGGTATTCGGGAACTCTACAGGAGGAATAAGAGGAGCAGTAATAGCAGGTTTCATAACTGCAACAATAGTAGCAATAGGTCAATATTTAATGGTTACATTCCTTATTACACACACTATACCTGATACAGCAATGTGGGCTGCAGATTCTGACATGTTTATTTTAGGAGTTATATTTAAGTTCATTGCCCAGGTTATAGGATAG
- a CDS encoding phosphotriesterase: MSFIRTFFKDINPEDLGFTYSHEHIVCIPEYWKERNQDDLLLDDPEKSKLDVLDFKNLGGKTIVDATAIDYGRQVEAVAKISEETGIQIIGTAGFNKSFLWKAHLTDHLKKVVGDYSTYGEWIEDKSINELADFVINEVEVGLEGTNFKAGQVKFGTWYNSISPLEEKTIRAVARAHKATKAPVHSHTEAGTMALEQIEILESEGIDIGNVSFGHMDRNLDPYYYQEILKKGAYLSFDGIGKIKYAPESARISAIIDLCKKGYSDKILISGDTARKSYYKHYDYGLGLEFIIKKWIPRFIIEADNAGLDGESLIKKFFVENPKKCFTFKV; encoded by the coding sequence ATGAGTTTTATAAGAACTTTTTTTAAGGATATAAATCCCGAAGATTTGGGATTTACATATTCACATGAACACATAGTATGTATACCGGAGTATTGGAAAGAAAGAAATCAGGATGATTTATTACTTGATGATCCTGAAAAATCAAAATTGGATGTTCTGGATTTTAAAAATCTGGGAGGAAAAACAATAGTAGATGCTACAGCAATAGATTACGGAAGACAAGTAGAAGCAGTAGCAAAAATATCTGAGGAAACAGGAATTCAGATAATAGGTACGGCAGGATTTAACAAAAGTTTTTTATGGAAAGCACATTTAACAGATCATTTGAAAAAAGTCGTAGGTGATTATTCTACTTACGGTGAGTGGATAGAGGACAAGAGTATAAACGAGCTTGCAGATTTTGTTATCAATGAAGTGGAAGTAGGATTGGAAGGGACTAACTTTAAAGCTGGTCAGGTAAAATTTGGTACATGGTATAATTCTATTTCGCCTCTTGAAGAAAAAACAATAAGAGCAGTAGCAAGAGCACATAAAGCTACAAAAGCTCCTGTACATTCACATACAGAAGCTGGAACAATGGCTCTGGAACAAATAGAAATACTGGAATCTGAAGGAATAGACATAGGAAATGTTTCCTTCGGGCATATGGACAGAAACCTTGATCCATATTATTATCAGGAAATATTAAAAAAAGGCGCATATCTGTCTTTTGACGGAATTGGGAAAATAAAGTATGCTCCTGAAAGTGCAAGAATATCAGCAATTATAGATCTTTGTAAGAAAGGATATTCTGATAAGATTTTGATAAGCGGTGACACTGCGAGAAAATCTTATTATAAGCACTATGACTATGGTTTAGGTCTGGAATTCATCATAAAAAAATGGATACCAAGATTTATAATAGAAGCAGATAATGCAGGATTAGACGGAGAAAGTCTGATCAAGAAATTTTTTGTCGAAAACCCTAAAAAATGTTTTACTTTTAAAGTGTAA
- a CDS encoding creatininase family protein, which yields MKYQEQNSKEIKEIIEKVKTAILPLGAVEAHGPHLPLGTDNYLSERIAEKLAENVDCMVFPTLPYGQVWSLEEFPGSITISNETLINMLYEIGKSMYKNGFKIFGIVNGHLGNGTAIKEAQRKLFSEFPDFKTFNFFYTGTDKVIQEVRETQKLHKNYFHADELETSYMLYLAEEHVEMKKAINGNPNYPENIDITPVRWTEFTDTAVMGDATIATREKGKKIVDTAVKNMSEIIKKTLEEMK from the coding sequence ATGAAATATCAGGAACAAAACTCTAAAGAAATAAAAGAAATTATAGAAAAAGTGAAAACAGCAATTCTGCCGCTGGGAGCAGTGGAAGCACACGGGCCGCACCTTCCTTTGGGAACAGATAATTATCTTTCAGAGAGAATTGCCGAAAAGCTTGCTGAGAATGTAGACTGCATGGTTTTTCCAACACTGCCTTACGGACAGGTATGGAGTCTTGAGGAATTTCCGGGGAGTATAACTATAAGCAATGAAACTCTTATAAATATGCTTTATGAAATCGGGAAAAGCATGTACAAAAACGGTTTTAAGATATTCGGGATAGTAAACGGGCATCTTGGAAACGGAACAGCAATAAAAGAAGCACAAAGAAAATTATTTTCCGAATTTCCGGATTTTAAGACATTTAACTTTTTTTATACAGGGACTGACAAGGTTATACAGGAAGTCAGGGAAACGCAAAAGCTGCATAAGAACTATTTTCACGCAGACGAACTGGAAACTTCTTATATGCTTTATCTTGCAGAAGAGCATGTGGAAATGAAAAAAGCAATTAACGGAAATCCGAATTATCCTGAAAATATAGATATAACACCTGTAAGATGGACTGAATTCACAGATACGGCTGTAATGGGTGACGCTACAATTGCTACAAGGGAAAAAGGAAAGAAAATCGTAGATACTGCTGTAAAAAATATGAGTGAAATTATAAAGAAAACTTTGGAAGAAATGAAATAA
- a CDS encoding SIS domain-containing protein, with amino-acid sequence MFKYKNEILKIIDEVFETQEENMEKASDMIVEAVEKKNSIYIFGSSHAGILSEEAFYRAGGFALINPIFSPNLMLNVKPITFTSDLEQLEGYGKIFFQSQNLKKDDVLIIHSVSGRNPVSIEMAEEAKKAGLKLIVITNMKYSKSVTSRHKNTKKLYEYADVVLDNCGVIGDATVKLEGLEQKVAPSSTVIGAIMLNSIIVDITEKLLAKGLDAPIFFSANRDGGMEHNEKIFEEYKDLIHYM; translated from the coding sequence ATGTTTAAATATAAGAATGAAATTTTGAAAATAATAGATGAAGTTTTTGAAACACAGGAGGAGAATATGGAGAAAGCTTCTGATATGATCGTAGAAGCAGTGGAAAAGAAAAATTCCATATATATTTTCGGGTCGTCGCATGCAGGAATTCTGTCAGAAGAGGCTTTTTACAGAGCAGGCGGTTTTGCACTGATAAATCCTATTTTTTCTCCCAATCTGATGTTAAATGTAAAGCCCATTACTTTTACAAGTGATCTTGAACAGCTTGAAGGCTACGGAAAAATCTTTTTCCAAAGCCAGAATCTGAAAAAAGATGATGTACTAATTATTCACTCTGTATCAGGAAGAAACCCGGTTTCTATAGAAATGGCAGAAGAAGCAAAAAAGGCCGGATTAAAACTAATTGTTATTACAAATATGAAATATAGTAAATCTGTTACTTCAAGACATAAAAATACAAAAAAATTATATGAATATGCTGATGTAGTTTTGGATAACTGCGGCGTAATCGGAGATGCCACTGTAAAATTAGAGGGGCTTGAACAGAAAGTAGCACCGTCTTCTACAGTAATAGGAGCTATAATGTTAAATTCCATAATTGTGGATATAACTGAGAAACTGCTGGCTAAGGGACTGGATGCACCTATATTTTTCAGTGCAAACAGAGACGGCGGGATGGAGCATAACGAAAAAATATTTGAGGAATATAAAGATTTGATTCATTATATGTAA
- a CDS encoding DUF896 domain-containing protein, which produces MEMKDIIEKVNHYSRLSRTRELTEEEKEERIKYRNLYMTNFRANFKNHLDSIKVKYVDENGNEIKGN; this is translated from the coding sequence ATGGAAATGAAAGACATTATTGAAAAAGTAAATCATTACTCACGGCTTTCGAGAACCAGAGAGCTTACAGAAGAAGAAAAAGAAGAACGCATAAAATACAGAAATCTCTACATGACTAATTTTAGAGCCAATTTCAAAAATCATCTTGACAGCATAAAAGTAAAATATGTGGATGAAAACGGCAATGAAATCAAAGGAAACTAG